In Desulfosporosinus youngiae DSM 17734, the genomic stretch TCGAAATCTCCATTTCTGACGCTATAAAGCTGGGAGTTAAAGCCCCCATCCGAGATTCAGGTGAGCTGATCAAATCAGCAAGCCTGACTTTAGTGGGCCCCTTGGGGTCGACTACCTTACCCGAAGGTACAATTATTGCAGCCCGGCACATTCACATGCATCCTAATGATGCGGCACAATTCGGAGTAAAGGATAAAGACAGAATTAATGTTAAAGCACCCGGAGCTCGAGGCCTGGTCTTTAATGAAATGCTTGTCCGCGTGAGTGATAACTACAAACTCGAAATGCATATCGATATCGATGAAGCAAACGCTGCCTATCTGAAAAATAACGACTCGGTAGAAATTGTATAGTATTTAACGTTTAGGGGGGTGCTGACGGGCACCCCCCTAAACTAATATCCCTTATGTGAAAGAAGGTCTTCCGATGTCTAATA encodes the following:
- the pduL gene encoding phosphate propanoyltransferase; protein product: MDKGQLIALITEAVVKQLGHNSEANKIPVAISNRHVHLSQGDMDRLFGTNYRFKVLKNLSQPGQFAYEEKVTLVGPKGVLENVRILGPARTKTQVEISISDAIKLGVKAPIRDSGELIKSASLTLVGPLGSTTLPEGTIIAARHIHMHPNDAAQFGVKDKDRINVKAPGARGLVFNEMLVRVSDNYKLEMHIDIDEANAAYLKNNDSVEIV